One part of the Eucalyptus grandis isolate ANBG69807.140 chromosome 10, ASM1654582v1, whole genome shotgun sequence genome encodes these proteins:
- the LOC104422550 gene encoding plant cysteine oxidase 2, with protein MPTTSPVQRLFDTCKEVFAAGGAGIVPPPEDVERVKAALDGMQLDDVGLRPDTPYFHIMAAERSPIVARLRLHECDKFSIVIFCLPASSVIPLHNHPGMTVFSKLLYGTMHIKSYDWMADGASGTAVLSNPQIHPSGARLAKVKVNSEFTAPCETSILYPANGGNMHCFTAVTACAVLDVLGPPYSDSEGRHCTYYRDFPFTSFSVDGASSSSSSSVPEEEREGYAWLQEKPEDFTVVRVPYEGPRIRTDN; from the exons ATGCCGACGACGTCGCCGGTTCAGCGGCTATTCGACACGTGCAAGGAGGTATTCGCCGCGGGCGGGGCCGGCATCGTGCCTCCGCCGGAGGATGTCGAGCGTGTCAAGGCCGCTTTAG ATGGCATGCAACTGGACGATGTGGGCCTTAGGCCTGACACGCCATACTTTCACATAATGGCAGCAGAAAGGTCACCAATTGTAGCACGCCTGCGTCTCCATGAATGCGATAAATTTTCG ATAGTGATCTTCTGCTTGCCAGCATCCAGTGTGATTCCTCTACATAACCACCCTGGAATGACGGTTTTCAGCAAGCTTTTATATGGAACAATGCACATCAAATCATATGATTGGATGGCTGATGGCGCCAGTGGCACAGCTGTTCTCAGTAATCCTCAAA TCCATCCTAGTGGGGCTCGCTTGGCAAAGGTCAAGGTCAACTCCGAGTTCACCGCTCCGTGTGAAACGTCCATTCTGTATCCAGCCAACGGAGGCAACATGCACTGCTTCACCGCTGTCACAGCTTGCGCAGTTCTCGATGTGTTAGGCCCACCCTACTCCGACTCTGAAGGCCGACACTGTACCTACTACCGCGACTTCCCGTTCACCAGCTTCTCAG TTGATggagcatcatcatcatcatcatcatcagtgccagaagaagagagagaaggttaTGCATGGCTTCAGGAGAAACCGGAGGATTTTACTGTGGTGAGAGTTCCTTACGAAGGCCCGAGAATTAGAACAGACAATTAA